The following proteins are co-located in the Spirosoma montaniterrae genome:
- a CDS encoding sensor histidine kinase, with protein sequence MPRSVITRDTFIVLPDLPNGELVLEISDAQRTYVKPARLKIVVESPLWLRWWFLPMMFLYGLVFVSACLYLLYRYRIRQFLRLQHTRDRIARDLHDDMGSYLSSISILSQTAQRSALKDPAKTQATLERIGQTARQVMDSMGDIVWSINPTHDSMTNVAARMTDVAASLFTDQPVDWHVVVDDDVKRLSLSAEHRRDFFLIYKEAITNVARYAEAHQVTVRLQRQTGDLVLTVQDDGRGFNTEQPVKRNSTGGNGLRNMQNRAVLLGGTLTVESVERKGTLIRLQFPI encoded by the coding sequence TTGCCACGCTCTGTCATCACCCGTGATACGTTTATTGTACTGCCTGACTTGCCGAATGGTGAACTGGTGCTTGAAATCTCTGACGCTCAACGCACTTACGTCAAACCTGCCCGCCTAAAGATCGTAGTTGAATCACCGCTCTGGCTACGCTGGTGGTTTCTTCCGATGATGTTTCTGTACGGACTTGTTTTCGTAAGTGCCTGTCTGTATCTGCTCTACCGCTACCGTATCCGCCAGTTCTTGCGTCTGCAACACACCCGCGACCGGATTGCCCGCGATTTGCACGACGATATGGGCAGCTACCTTAGCAGCATCAGCATTCTGAGCCAGACGGCCCAGCGGTCGGCCCTGAAAGACCCCGCCAAAACCCAGGCCACCCTCGAACGCATCGGCCAAACGGCCCGGCAGGTCATGGACTCGATGGGCGATATTGTCTGGAGCATCAACCCCACTCACGACAGCATGACCAATGTAGCCGCCCGCATGACCGACGTGGCTGCCAGCCTGTTCACCGACCAGCCTGTTGACTGGCACGTGGTTGTCGATGATGACGTAAAACGGCTTAGTTTGTCGGCGGAACACCGGCGCGATTTTTTTCTGATTTACAAAGAAGCCATTACCAACGTGGCCCGCTACGCCGAAGCGCATCAGGTGACGGTGCGGCTGCAACGGCAGACAGGCGATCTGGTACTGACCGTGCAGGACGACGGACGGGGCTTCAACACCGAACAGCCAGTCAAACGCAATTCAACTGGCGGCAATGGCTTGCGAAACATGCAAAACCGGGCTGTGCTGCTGGGGGGTACGCTGACGGTAGAATCGGTAGAGAGAAAAGGTACATTAATCAGATTACAGTTTCCGATCTGA
- a CDS encoding response regulator, translated as MAVRVLLYEDNAPLREALSTLIADTEGFSLVGAFGDCLRANDQTYQLQPDVVLMDIDLPGRDGIQAVQALHREFPSVDVLMLTVFDDDDRVFRALCAGASGYLLKQIPPDQLIDAIQSVYAGGAPMSPSIARKVIRTFPAQAGQSANLDQLTGRESQVLHYLAQGMSYKLVAAELGIGIETVRTHIKRIYEKLHVHSVTEAIAKYRP; from the coding sequence ATGGCCGTTCGCGTTCTGCTTTACGAAGACAATGCCCCGTTGCGCGAGGCTCTCAGCACCCTTATAGCTGATACCGAAGGCTTCTCGCTGGTGGGTGCCTTCGGCGATTGCCTGCGGGCCAACGACCAGACCTACCAACTCCAGCCCGACGTGGTGCTGATGGACATTGACCTACCCGGTCGGGATGGCATTCAGGCCGTGCAGGCGTTACATCGCGAGTTCCCGTCGGTCGATGTGCTGATGCTCACTGTTTTTGACGACGACGACCGCGTGTTTCGGGCACTTTGCGCAGGAGCATCGGGCTACCTGCTCAAACAAATCCCGCCCGATCAGTTGATAGACGCTATTCAGTCAGTTTATGCGGGGGGCGCGCCTATGTCGCCCAGCATTGCCCGCAAGGTTATCCGCACGTTTCCGGCTCAGGCGGGGCAGTCGGCCAATCTCGACCAGCTTACGGGCCGCGAAAGTCAGGTGCTGCATTACCTGGCGCAGGGCATGAGTTATAAGCTCGTAGCCGCCGAACTCGGTATCGGCATCGAAACCGTCCGAACGCATATCAAGCGGATTTACGAAAAACTGCACGTGCATTCGGTGACGGAGGCTATCGCCAAGTATCGGCCATAA
- a CDS encoding sensor histidine kinase, with product MLLHITYPTLRLFLDGMLLMMTLYAFATFIWHHKLLYAWYGLYLLGMIANLYFNDKAHQLQDQHAPESAVALAQWLEVSIQTVAFIFYIHFARTLLNLRRRDPFSFRLTNYMLFVLATGQLIDSGGLWLGSSAVVTEWRSLLTDLNRYVMAGLTFMIVPRMLRLRDVVSSFFIAGTAFFVGGSILAVTLNLFGFAARIPEQPFSYPLTVMQLGIIIESLLFTIAISFLNRQTEREKIQYQAQLIEQLRENEAKQARLNNLRDEIARDLHDEMGSQLSSISILSQTTTRYVDDERARHRLVIIGQTARQVMDSMREIVWSLNSASDSLQDVGQRIRETATILFEDSPVRLHVSLTADEQPLNLSHRHRRELFLIAKECLTNILRHANAQTVWISLKREPTGLVLRIQDNGRGFDSDRPSSGLGLSNLRLRAERLGATLHIESEPGQGTYVEVVWAACVGANLPVNQSVHPSKAPPIAVVV from the coding sequence ATGCTGCTCCATATCACTTACCCCACGCTGCGGCTGTTTCTCGATGGTATGCTGCTGATGATGACCCTGTACGCTTTTGCTACGTTCATCTGGCACCACAAGCTACTCTACGCCTGGTACGGCCTCTACCTGCTGGGCATGATTGCCAACCTGTATTTCAACGATAAAGCCCATCAACTACAGGATCAGCACGCGCCAGAATCGGCAGTAGCACTGGCGCAGTGGCTGGAGGTTTCGATACAAACCGTTGCCTTCATCTTTTATATTCACTTTGCCCGTACGCTGCTCAACCTGCGCCGACGCGACCCGTTCAGTTTCCGGCTCACCAATTACATGCTCTTCGTGCTGGCCACCGGGCAACTCATCGACTCGGGGGGCTTGTGGCTGGGTTCATCGGCAGTAGTCACCGAATGGCGTAGTCTACTGACCGACCTGAATCGCTACGTCATGGCGGGGTTAACGTTTATGATTGTGCCCCGTATGCTGCGGCTGCGCGATGTGGTTTCGTCGTTTTTTATTGCCGGAACCGCCTTTTTTGTGGGCGGTTCCATTCTGGCCGTTACGCTGAATCTGTTTGGCTTTGCAGCGCGTATCCCCGAACAACCGTTTAGTTATCCACTGACTGTCATGCAGTTGGGCATCATTATCGAGTCGCTCCTGTTTACCATAGCCATCTCATTTCTGAACCGCCAAACCGAGCGCGAGAAAATTCAGTATCAGGCCCAACTGATTGAGCAACTGCGCGAGAACGAAGCCAAGCAAGCCCGGCTCAACAACCTGCGCGACGAAATTGCCCGCGACCTGCACGACGAGATGGGATCGCAACTGAGCAGCATCAGCATTCTGAGCCAGACTACCACCCGCTATGTTGACGACGAACGCGCCCGCCACCGGCTGGTTATTATTGGGCAAACGGCCCGGCAGGTGATGGATTCGATGCGCGAGATTGTCTGGAGCCTCAACTCGGCCAGCGATTCGTTGCAGGACGTGGGCCAGCGCATCCGCGAAACAGCCACCATCCTCTTCGAGGATAGCCCCGTGCGGCTGCACGTCAGCCTTACCGCCGACGAGCAGCCGCTCAATCTCAGCCACCGGCATCGACGCGAGTTGTTTTTGATTGCCAAAGAATGCCTGACCAATATCCTGCGCCACGCCAACGCCCAAACCGTCTGGATTAGCCTGAAACGCGAACCCACCGGCCTGGTACTCCGCATTCAGGACAACGGACGCGGTTTCGACTCTGACCGCCCGAGCAGCGGCTTGGGTCTGAGCAATTTGCGCCTTCGGGCCGAGCGGCTGGGTGCCACGCTGCACATCGAATCAGAACCCGGCCAGGGCACGTATGTTGAGGTAGTTTGGGCGGCTTGTGTAGGTGCAAATCTGCCCGTGAACCAATCTGTACACCCTTCCAAAGCCCCGCCGATTGCAGTTGTCGTATAG
- a CDS encoding fibronectin type III domain-containing protein translates to MKRITFFALWLSLLLACTLGLQNCKKAPDPAPTKPPVATTPGTSTTATATTIPSLTAVTVTGISSTSARVSAVINGNGGAEITYHGFAYYVDNIANAKQVELGATSGPFPLTFTAPLTNLLPNTTYTVVGRADNAKGSQQTIVKFTTTAAVVSAVADWKSVFTIADGFNQLDVSIDTDGNGNVYVVGSYEGAGKMGSATLTAQRGRDGFLAKIDPLGKPIWVTELKSIGPDYVSIVDIDAAGNIYTNVFAGNTGGKFGTMSLSRSGSSFAKVTPDGSVEWIRTPGRNEDAVTSIDGQGSIYVSGALRGNQSVTLGSVTLRSTDTNPVDNTFDSFIAKFDRDGTFQWARQFSGPGQQSILYDVDENGAVYLAVASGAGAATVGTTTLSSAGEYLLKLSASGEMEWNKFVGNVPSNGGVGNLMVIRCTAPNEFVAQARAPAGTSGFSFGGATTTGANSAIVAVFGQDGTPKWALATRPSSVFDLDKAGNLYMAAMGSRGSPFTIGDITLPAQSPENKEYWGVAKYSTTQRRWLWAVRNRSVSTLYLPDRPALTISATGVPTMGFVCSKGSTQFGQTTVDITGTYGLVLATIEQK, encoded by the coding sequence ATGAAACGTATTACGTTCTTCGCGCTTTGGCTGAGCCTGTTGCTCGCCTGTACGCTGGGTCTGCAAAACTGCAAGAAAGCCCCCGACCCTGCGCCCACCAAACCGCCTGTTGCCACCACGCCCGGCACCAGCACGACCGCTACAGCCACTACTATTCCCAGCCTCACCGCCGTTACGGTGACGGGTATTAGCAGCACCTCGGCGCGGGTGTCGGCAGTGATTAACGGCAATGGGGGCGCAGAAATCACTTACCACGGATTTGCCTACTACGTCGATAATATCGCCAATGCAAAACAGGTTGAACTCGGTGCCACCAGTGGCCCGTTTCCACTGACGTTTACGGCCCCGCTGACGAACCTACTGCCCAACACAACCTATACGGTAGTAGGCCGGGCCGATAACGCAAAAGGCAGCCAACAAACCATAGTCAAATTTACAACGACAGCAGCCGTCGTGTCGGCAGTAGCTGACTGGAAATCGGTATTCACGATAGCTGACGGATTCAATCAATTAGACGTTTCTATTGACACAGATGGCAATGGGAACGTTTATGTTGTCGGTTCTTACGAGGGGGCTGGCAAAATGGGATCAGCTACGCTCACTGCGCAGCGTGGCAGAGATGGTTTTCTGGCAAAAATTGACCCGCTCGGTAAACCTATCTGGGTTACTGAATTGAAAAGCATCGGTCCGGATTATGTCTCCATAGTTGATATAGATGCTGCCGGGAACATCTATACTAACGTATTTGCCGGTAACACCGGAGGTAAATTTGGGACTATGAGTTTGTCCAGATCTGGCAGCAGTTTTGCCAAAGTTACGCCCGATGGCAGTGTAGAATGGATACGCACTCCTGGCCGAAATGAAGATGCGGTCACAAGTATTGATGGGCAGGGTAGTATTTATGTTTCAGGTGCATTACGCGGCAATCAGAGTGTCACACTGGGGAGTGTCACGTTGAGATCAACGGATACAAACCCTGTTGATAACACATTCGATTCGTTTATAGCAAAATTCGACCGCGATGGGACTTTTCAATGGGCGCGTCAGTTCTCGGGTCCTGGTCAGCAATCTATTTTGTATGATGTTGACGAAAATGGAGCCGTTTATTTGGCGGTCGCGTCTGGAGCAGGTGCCGCTACCGTTGGCACTACCACCCTGTCATCGGCGGGCGAGTATTTGCTCAAACTGTCGGCTTCGGGCGAAATGGAGTGGAATAAATTTGTAGGAAATGTACCCAGTAATGGGGGTGTTGGGAATTTAATGGTCATACGCTGTACGGCCCCAAATGAGTTTGTCGCTCAAGCTCGGGCACCGGCTGGCACCAGCGGTTTTTCATTTGGAGGTGCCACCACTACAGGAGCTAACTCAGCTATAGTAGCCGTTTTTGGGCAGGACGGGACACCCAAATGGGCCTTAGCCACGCGCCCATCATCTGTTTTCGACCTTGATAAAGCTGGAAATCTGTACATGGCTGCCATGGGTAGTAGAGGAAGCCCCTTTACTATTGGCGATATCACACTGCCAGCTCAATCGCCGGAAAATAAGGAATATTGGGGCGTAGCCAAGTACAGTACAACACAGCGCAGATGGCTGTGGGCGGTTCGAAACCGTAGCGTATCGACACTCTATCTCCCTGATAGACCGGCGCTAACTATTTCAGCTACTGGTGTTCCTACTATGGGGTTTGTCTGTTCAAAAGGCAGTACGCAATTCGGGCAAACTACGGTTGATATTACTGGTACCTATGGTTTGGTTTTGGCAACCATCGAGCAGAAATAA
- a CDS encoding acyl-CoA reductase, with protein sequence MLQAERLQTFVALGNFLRSADAQPELDEIAQRAYHKNNWFTPDNSLKALHSIAKQFLDADKLRVWASRYQPEPSGSPRAVGVVMAGNIPAVGFHDLLCVLMSGHKLLAKLSSQDFVLIHYLIQKLKEINPGFVDYIDEVERLNAADAYIATGSNNTARYFEYYFGRKPSIIRRNRTSVGLLMGEEADDELLKLGHDISDYYGLGCRNVSTLLVPENYDFIPLLRTLEPQAKLFLDNHKYQNNYDYNKSIYLINAVPHYDNGYLLVTENEGLVSPISAVYYQTYATLDEAKQWLTDRAEQIQVVASAQNWLANSISLPGVAFGQTQQPALTDYADGVDTMAFLGNL encoded by the coding sequence ATGTTACAAGCAGAACGCCTGCAAACGTTCGTGGCCCTCGGTAACTTCCTGCGTTCAGCCGATGCCCAGCCAGAACTTGACGAAATCGCCCAACGCGCTTACCATAAAAATAATTGGTTTACGCCCGATAACTCGCTGAAAGCCTTACATTCTATTGCCAAACAGTTTCTCGACGCCGATAAGCTGAGGGTTTGGGCCAGTCGGTATCAGCCCGAACCGAGTGGTTCGCCACGCGCTGTTGGCGTAGTAATGGCAGGCAATATTCCGGCGGTCGGGTTTCATGATTTATTATGTGTATTGATGAGTGGTCATAAACTGCTCGCAAAACTCAGCAGTCAAGATTTTGTACTTATTCATTATTTAATACAAAAATTAAAGGAGATTAATCCGGGCTTCGTCGATTATATCGACGAAGTAGAGCGGCTAAATGCGGCTGACGCCTACATTGCTACGGGCAGCAACAATACCGCCCGGTATTTCGAGTATTATTTTGGTCGGAAACCCAGCATCATCCGCCGAAACCGTACATCCGTTGGGCTGCTCATGGGCGAAGAAGCCGACGACGAGCTACTGAAACTTGGTCACGATATTTCGGACTATTATGGACTCGGTTGCCGCAACGTTTCAACGCTGCTCGTGCCGGAAAACTACGACTTCATACCCCTGCTCCGAACGCTCGAACCGCAGGCGAAGTTGTTTTTAGACAACCACAAGTACCAGAACAATTACGATTATAACAAATCGATTTATCTGATCAACGCAGTGCCGCATTACGACAACGGCTACCTGCTTGTCACTGAAAATGAAGGCTTAGTTTCCCCTATTTCAGCCGTTTATTACCAGACTTACGCAACGCTCGATGAAGCCAAACAGTGGTTAACCGACCGCGCCGAACAGATTCAGGTTGTAGCGTCGGCCCAGAACTGGCTTGCCAACAGTATTAGTCTGCCCGGCGTAGCATTCGGCCAAACCCAGCAACCCGCGCTTACAGATTACGCCGACGGCGTGGATACGATGGCGTTCCTGGGAAATTTGTAG
- a CDS encoding 4Fe-4S dicluster domain-containing protein translates to MAIMITDECINCGACEPECPNTAIYEGGVEWTWGGGTELTEVDFGDGTVISGKAPQAPVSNEFYYIVSDKCTECMGFHEEPQCAAVCPVDCCVPDPDQVEDEETLLAKKAWLHAEA, encoded by the coding sequence ATGGCAATCATGATCACTGACGAGTGCATCAACTGTGGTGCCTGCGAACCCGAATGCCCCAATACGGCCATTTACGAAGGTGGTGTTGAGTGGACCTGGGGAGGAGGGACTGAACTTACCGAAGTTGATTTCGGCGATGGCACGGTAATTAGCGGCAAAGCACCTCAGGCACCCGTCTCCAACGAATTTTATTACATCGTCAGTGACAAATGCACCGAGTGTATGGGCTTTCATGAAGAGCCACAATGTGCGGCTGTTTGCCCTGTCGATTGCTGTGTGCCTGACCCCGATCAGGTAGAAGATGAAGAAACGTTACTGGCCAAAAAAGCCTGGTTGCACGCTGAAGCCTGA
- a CDS encoding porin codes for MKKTILLLSSLLIGYGVQAQDSTTAAPGKFTFAGYLDTYYFANFNNPQDRMNTGVFGAARAFDQRAGQFQLGIVQARANYTSDKVDAVMDLAFGNNADLGNYGNTVSLNSGAATSTALVIKQAYLTMKASPKLSFTAGQFGTHIGYEVIDAPVNYNYSLSNLFNNGPFYHLGLKAQYTFSDRVYLMAGLVNNVDRNFDNNRAKGFIAQLFISPVSGWNVYLNTAISNEANVKTVNGTAGKDSTGNYSVFDLTTTYQVTPKFFLGLNAAYGSQKGGYQQGNPYATGTFVDKATTWGGVAVYSNYAFTDKFGMGIRYETFDNKGGARALTAADGSGVSVNSITVTGNIVIADGHVLLKPELRMDNYSKDKFINGDGELVKGQTTLGMAAIFKF; via the coding sequence ATGAAAAAAACAATTTTACTTCTAAGTTCTTTGCTTATTGGTTATGGTGTTCAGGCACAGGACTCGACTACTGCCGCGCCAGGAAAATTCACGTTTGCGGGCTACCTCGACACCTACTACTTTGCCAATTTCAACAACCCGCAAGACCGCATGAACACGGGCGTTTTTGGAGCTGCCCGAGCATTCGATCAGCGGGCGGGGCAATTTCAGTTAGGCATTGTGCAGGCACGAGCCAACTATACGTCCGACAAAGTTGACGCCGTGATGGACCTCGCCTTCGGTAACAACGCTGACCTCGGTAACTACGGCAACACCGTATCGCTCAATTCGGGGGCTGCCACCTCTACTGCATTGGTTATCAAGCAGGCGTACCTGACCATGAAGGCAAGCCCGAAGCTCTCGTTCACGGCGGGGCAATTTGGTACACACATTGGCTACGAAGTCATCGATGCGCCAGTCAACTACAACTACTCGCTCTCGAACCTCTTCAACAATGGGCCGTTCTATCACCTCGGTCTGAAAGCGCAGTATACGTTCAGCGATAGGGTATATTTGATGGCCGGGCTGGTAAACAACGTTGACCGTAACTTCGATAACAACCGCGCCAAAGGATTTATCGCCCAATTGTTCATTAGCCCCGTAAGCGGCTGGAACGTATACCTGAACACGGCTATCTCGAACGAAGCTAATGTGAAAACGGTGAATGGCACGGCTGGCAAAGACTCGACCGGTAACTACTCGGTTTTCGACCTGACAACGACCTATCAGGTTACGCCGAAGTTCTTCCTCGGCCTGAACGCAGCTTACGGTTCGCAAAAGGGCGGTTATCAGCAGGGAAACCCCTATGCTACCGGCACGTTTGTCGACAAAGCCACCACCTGGGGCGGGGTAGCCGTGTACAGCAACTATGCCTTCACCGATAAATTTGGCATGGGCATTCGCTACGAAACCTTCGACAACAAAGGGGGCGCACGTGCCCTGACAGCCGCCGATGGGTCGGGTGTGAGCGTGAACTCGATTACTGTTACGGGTAATATTGTTATTGCCGACGGCCACGTGCTGCTCAAACCTGAACTGCGGATGGACAATTACAGCAAAGACAAGTTCATCAATGGCGACGGTGAATTGGTAAAAGGCCAGACCACGCTGGGCATGGCCGCCATCTTTAAGTTTTAA
- a CDS encoding ammonium transporter — MQKPNYIPLAILLVVSFVAVMMPAVPTQIVTEGINSGDTAWMLVATALVLLMTPGLAYFYGGMVNNKNVISTMLQSFIAMGAISVLWVVVGYSLAFGSTIGGFIGNPFDHFMFKGVLDGKPWSLAASIPLVVFAFFQLKFAVITPALVTGSMAERINFRSYVLFMILFSLFVYSPLAHMTWHPDGYLFKLGVLDFAGGTVVHMSAGWAALAGALYLKRRKSHLEASAFPPANIPFVLLGTGLLWFGWFGFNAGSAVGASPLAASAFATTNTAAAAAGLAWVLFDAAKGKKVSALGFCIGAVVGLVAITPAAGFVTVPTAIFIGTVGAMVSNYVAHLRSKSTLDDTLDVFPCHGVGGMVGMIMTGIFASKGINSAVTVEGLAFGETGLFITHMIALVAVSAFAFGMSFLLLKVTDLILPLRVSVDDEKQGLDVSQHDEFLIEA, encoded by the coding sequence ATGCAAAAACCTAACTACATTCCCCTCGCTATTTTGCTCGTTGTCAGCTTTGTAGCTGTTATGATGCCCGCCGTGCCGACGCAGATTGTTACGGAAGGAATTAACTCGGGCGACACGGCCTGGATGCTCGTGGCTACGGCCCTTGTGCTGCTCATGACGCCTGGTCTGGCGTATTTCTACGGCGGTATGGTGAACAATAAAAACGTGATTTCGACCATGTTGCAAAGTTTTATTGCGATGGGCGCAATCAGCGTATTGTGGGTAGTGGTTGGCTACAGCCTTGCCTTCGGCAGCACAATAGGCGGTTTCATCGGCAATCCATTCGATCACTTCATGTTCAAAGGCGTACTCGATGGCAAGCCCTGGTCGCTGGCGGCTTCGATTCCGCTGGTGGTGTTCGCGTTCTTCCAGTTGAAGTTTGCCGTCATCACGCCCGCTCTCGTAACGGGTTCGATGGCCGAGCGTATTAACTTCCGGTCGTATGTGCTGTTTATGATTCTGTTCAGCCTGTTCGTATACAGCCCGCTGGCACACATGACCTGGCATCCAGATGGTTATCTCTTCAAATTGGGCGTTCTTGACTTTGCCGGTGGTACGGTTGTACACATGTCGGCGGGTTGGGCTGCTCTGGCGGGTGCGCTCTACCTGAAGCGTCGTAAGTCGCACCTCGAAGCCAGTGCGTTCCCACCGGCCAATATCCCGTTTGTGCTGTTGGGTACGGGTCTGCTGTGGTTTGGCTGGTTTGGTTTCAACGCTGGTTCGGCAGTAGGTGCATCGCCACTGGCTGCTTCAGCGTTCGCTACAACCAATACGGCGGCTGCGGCTGCGGGTCTGGCATGGGTGCTGTTCGATGCCGCTAAAGGCAAAAAAGTATCGGCACTGGGCTTCTGTATTGGTGCGGTGGTTGGTCTGGTTGCCATTACCCCGGCGGCAGGCTTCGTAACGGTTCCAACGGCTATCTTTATCGGAACGGTTGGCGCAATGGTATCGAACTATGTGGCTCACCTGCGCTCGAAATCAACCCTCGACGATACGCTCGACGTATTCCCCTGTCACGGCGTAGGCGGTATGGTTGGTATGATTATGACGGGCATTTTTGCCAGCAAAGGCATCAACTCAGCCGTTACAGTAGAGGGGTTGGCATTCGGCGAAACCGGCTTGTTCATCACGCACATGATTGCGCTGGTTGCGGTATCGGCGTTTGCCTTCGGGATGTCGTTTCTGCTGCTGAAAGTCACTGACCTGATTCTGCCACTGCGGGTGTCGGTAGACGACGAGAAACAAGGTCTCGACGTTAGCCAGCACGACGAATTCCTCATCGAAGCATAA
- a CDS encoding DUF1800 domain-containing protein — protein sequence MPALDNYTVPLTAKTAAHLLRRATFGPTQAEITAFTGLTATQAVQQLIANARYTVLPPIDLDSTKPTAGQTYIDKPFDHSRNFYLGHYLRHWWLGLMTTQAAPPSLLDKLALFWQNHFVTTRNTVEDYRFVYQYLVLLRNNALGNFRTFVTKMTKEPAMLRYLNGNENEVGKPNENYARELQELFTVGAVDFAGNKNYTEDDVKAAAKVLTGWQYTNHNVTGSVSFKTTFTDSRHDASNKTFSAHYANTVITGRAVSEPGTTSAGDAELNDLVDMLLRHPQTPRYICRKLYRWYVNPTVTQAIEDTVIGPLAEFFASPANNYAIQPVVSKLLTSQVFFDPVNIGSMIKSPLELTVGALRFFNQPVPELPADYAAFGTYFDFVTWRVGQMQMDLIDQATVFGYDAYYQTGFSKLWINTSTVGLRGDLTDTFIWRWLQIKPGYMMGIDLLAWVTSMQPNFSDVAGTPAISCSEVLTGLTKNLFVVDLFPAQQDFLIDTIMMQGIPRTSWQFEWNRYRRNPTNSGDGFAVLWRLQNLMKYMLRMAEYQVF from the coding sequence ATGCCTGCTTTAGACAACTACACCGTGCCATTAACGGCTAAGACAGCCGCTCACTTACTCAGGCGGGCTACGTTCGGTCCGACACAGGCCGAGATTACGGCATTTACGGGGTTGACGGCTACGCAGGCCGTACAACAATTGATTGCCAATGCCCGATATACTGTGTTGCCACCCATCGACCTCGATAGCACGAAGCCTACTGCTGGGCAAACGTATATTGATAAACCGTTCGATCATAGCCGTAACTTTTACCTGGGTCATTACCTCAGGCACTGGTGGCTGGGTCTGATGACAACCCAGGCTGCTCCGCCCAGCCTGCTCGATAAACTGGCCCTGTTCTGGCAAAATCACTTCGTTACAACCCGCAACACGGTCGAAGATTATCGGTTTGTATACCAGTACCTTGTGCTATTGCGGAATAACGCGCTTGGCAACTTTCGAACGTTTGTGACGAAAATGACCAAAGAACCAGCCATGCTGCGTTACCTGAACGGTAACGAAAATGAGGTTGGCAAACCCAATGAAAACTACGCCCGCGAATTGCAGGAACTCTTTACGGTAGGCGCTGTCGACTTCGCCGGTAATAAAAACTATACTGAAGACGACGTAAAAGCAGCCGCCAAAGTGCTGACTGGCTGGCAGTATACCAACCATAATGTTACCGGATCGGTCTCGTTTAAAACCACCTTTACCGATAGCCGGCATGATGCCAGCAACAAAACCTTTTCGGCACATTATGCCAACACGGTTATTACCGGGCGGGCCGTTTCGGAGCCGGGTACTACCTCGGCAGGTGATGCCGAGCTAAACGATCTGGTAGACATGTTGCTGCGGCACCCGCAAACGCCCCGCTATATCTGCCGCAAACTATACCGCTGGTACGTGAATCCAACGGTTACGCAGGCAATTGAAGATACGGTTATCGGGCCGTTGGCCGAGTTTTTTGCCAGCCCCGCCAATAACTACGCCATTCAGCCGGTGGTATCGAAACTGCTGACCAGCCAGGTCTTTTTTGACCCGGTCAACATCGGGTCGATGATAAAATCGCCCCTTGAGTTAACGGTTGGTGCGTTACGGTTTTTCAACCAGCCCGTACCCGAACTACCCGCCGATTATGCCGCTTTTGGCACCTATTTCGACTTTGTGACCTGGCGCGTTGGTCAGATGCAGATGGACCTGATCGATCAGGCAACCGTCTTTGGCTACGATGCGTATTATCAGACGGGCTTTTCAAAACTCTGGATCAATACATCAACGGTGGGCTTGCGGGGCGACCTGACCGATACGTTTATCTGGCGATGGCTTCAGATTAAGCCGGGTTATATGATGGGCATCGACTTGCTGGCGTGGGTGACGTCGATGCAACCCAACTTCAGCGATGTGGCCGGAACCCCCGCCATTTCGTGCAGCGAGGTACTGACGGGGCTGACGAAAAATCTGTTTGTGGTAGACCTGTTTCCGGCGCAGCAGGATTTTTTGATCGATACAATTATGATGCAGGGTATTCCGCGCACGTCGTGGCAGTTTGAGTGGAACCGCTACCGCCGAAATCCTACCAATAGCGGAGATGGCTTCGCCGTACTGTGGCGGCTCCAGAACCTGATGAAATACATGCTTCGTATGGCCGAATACCAGGTGTTTTGA